In the genome of Budorcas taxicolor isolate Tak-1 chromosome 7, Takin1.1, whole genome shotgun sequence, the window ATTTGAACTTCTCGGTTCCTCAGGCTATAGATTAGGGGGTTGAGCGTGGGAGTGATGAGACTGTAGAAGAGGGAGACCACGTTGTCCTGCTGTGGGGTGTGATAGGCGCCTGGTACCATGTACATGAACACTGCTGCCCCGTAAAAGAGCCCCACCACAGTGATGTGCGAGGAGCAGGTGGTGAAGGCCTTGTGTCGGGCCTCAGTTGAGTGCATGTGAAGAACAGCTCCCAACACATGGCTGTAGGAAATGGCGATGAGTGACAGAGGCAGCACCAAGATCAGCACCCCAGAGATGGACAGCGCCAACTCATAGGCAGAGGTGTCCACACAGGAGAGCTTGAGTAGGGCAGGCAGCTACAGAAGAAGTGGTCCACAGTGCGTGAGGCACAGTAGGGGAAGTGCAGAGTGATGGAGGTCTGGATGGAGGCTACAAGCATGCCTGACAACCAGGAGGTGCCCACCAGGAGCAGGCAGACCTGACGTCTCATGAGCACAGGATAATGCAAGGGGTGGCACACGGCAACGTAGCGGTCATAAGACATAAGGGATAGCAAGACGCCCTCAGAGACACCTATAAGCATCAAGAAGAACATCTGAGCTGCACAGCCTCCAAAGGAGATGGTGCCATCTTCCTGCAGGAAGTCAGCCGCCATCTTGGGAATGGTGACCAGTGGAAAGCCAACATCCAACAAGGAGAGCTGGCTGAGAAGATAATACATGGGCGTGTGGAGCCTGGCATCTGTGTGGATCAGGAAGACCAGGATTGCATTGCCCAGAAGGCCCATTGTGAATATGGCAGCCACCAGGGAGAACAGGGCCAGATGTGGCCCTGAGTGGTTGAAAAGGCCCGTGAGAGTGAAGTCCGAGGTCACTGACTGATTTGTTTCCCTCACCCTCTGAGAGGCGTCGCTCATCTGCAGGAAGAACAGGGTATTTGGAAGGCATCTCAGTGGGGAAAATTTCATCATATATGACAACTGCAACTGTTTAATAATGACTCCCTGGAGTCTCTTAAGAAGGACTGATGGGCACATTTAGTCTCAGTAGGAAAAAAAGcccaccagtactcttgcctggaaaatcccatggatggagaagcctgggaggctgcagtccatggggtcgctgagggtcggacgcgactgagcgacttcactttgacttttcattttcgtgcattggagaaggaaatggcaacccactccagtgttcttgcctggagaatcccagggatgggggagcctggtgggctgccatctagggggtcgcacagagtcagacacgactgaagtgacttagcagcagcatgattgaTTCATTATGGGAGATGGGGAACAGCAAAATAAAGCCCCAATTTTACTATTTCTGTGTAAAAGTCTTGCCTTCACCTTCCAGGACAGCACTACCCACCAAGACTTGCAGTTAAACCCTCTGTAACCATGCTAGAGAGTGCAAGACAGCAGCAGTGGGATGTTGTGACACACTCCATCCCAAATGCCCTGGTGTCAAAGCAGAGATGGGATTCTGAAGAGACTAGCATATGAAGTAGGGAGACCTCGCCAAAGATGATAGAAGATAATGAAGTTGCATCCAAAAGCAGTGAGGAAAGGCTCATTGCCAAATTCTTGGATGAGCGAATGAAGGCCTCAAGGTCTGGAAAGAGTCAGTGTGGGACAGCATTTAGGATATTAACCCAAGAAGTCTACACTGTAAGggaatgaatgaacaacaaagTTTGGAACCCAGTGGTCTAGGGTTGTGGGTGACAAGTTGTCCACAGTACCAGTCATCTTTCTGAGGCTTGAATTCAAAGGGTAAGAGTGGAGAACATTATGCTCAGTGTGTGTGCTAAGCACTCAACAAAACCCTGCCAACTGAATGCAGTGGACCAGGGAGATGATTGAAGGATCAGGAGGGATAGCCCCCACCTAAGAATACTTATCCTTGACCTTCTCACCTTCATCATCACCGCTCAGGAGCTCATACTGTCCCGGAAT includes:
- the LOC128050405 gene encoding LOW QUALITY PROTEIN: olfactory receptor 2Z1-like (The sequence of the model RefSeq protein was modified relative to this genomic sequence to represent the inferred CDS: inserted 1 base in 1 codon), which encodes MADIITVTEVLSADDDVCEQYSGTMSDASQRVRETNQSVTSDFTLTGLFNHSGPHLALFSLVAAIFTMGLLGNAILVFLIHTDARLHTPMYYLLSQLSLLDVGFPLVTIPKMAADFLQEDGTISFGGCAAQMFFLMLIGVSEGVLLSLMSYDRYVAVCHPLHYPVLMRRQVCLLLVGTSWLSGMLVASIQTSITLHFPYCASRTVDHFFCXLPALLKLSCVDTSAYELALSISGVLILVLPLSLIAISYSHVLGAVLHMHSTEARHKAFTTCSSHITVVGLFYGAAVFMYMVPGAYHTPQQDNVVSLFYSLITPTLNPLIYSLRNREVQMALVKILFRTGFRSKR